The Desulfovibrio sp. genome includes a region encoding these proteins:
- a CDS encoding AAA family ATPase — protein sequence MYIQSFHMDGFGIFSDVSVENLSPGLSIFLGENEAGKSTCLEFLRTMLIGYPDPRNKEYKRIPGPLRGGQPGGSMELRSDERGILRLTRRPGSNGGVLTLTDPEGKPLEPDMLRQMLSGVSRDVYRNVFGFSLTELEDLSSLTDEGVRNALYGASFGPGLRSPGEALKLLDKQADEIFKSGGSKPALNAALRQLAELRQRKIELEQECAGYDSMAMDLAAKRDDLANLRHRKLQLEEERRILERRLGVWLQWNEWRMAGARLERLDPISATFPENGRERLARAQEAREGCERQWAAQMEKLTRLRQRRDELEINYPLLEALPALRRMAERKSGFRQALSALPAQEEALLRAQEDLSRELSRLGPDWSCDRIRATDRSLFAREDIERQGREMRAAASAHQAAVDSLTQSNREVESAEREVASNTAALDLLPAPPAALDDDARDNLRQALARQEEARRQRPLRQRAVNEAKTTFSRAFNPLRLVVNGASDGAQAEALLDSLLSRQEEALVLAADVQEKMHQADDAAQDVRQAEEQVAAVKGRVEALREEQRHINGPTREDLDGQTLALRKLRALSATLGTERERLEELSARIGNEPPVTRVKNLPLLVLGLAFFLGGAGMLLAYWRMGITSIALTADIELPVSLWSGYLLLLCGVGFMAGGVPHTGAEAKRRQMEHLQLQGRRDSCAAHVAELDEQASQLCAAAGVQSMDLVTLEAREVLLEHEREQCFEEERARKDMDELKHAMDLARTEVSKRQAVRSEVEGIVQQTRRRWHEFMLALHVANVPSPEGAAAFFARAESARLAFGGVAAADAELQTLDDDLRQTEARMRLVPAVAERLPANADSDSLAEAVRQVLESCREADAARELRIKAEAALQNSQSELNRARTRQAEASAELRQAQERLNEARSQWTACLHDLGLGTDLDPETVREALKYMENCLAAEASVQRAQSQLTQGRTELAALRDPLQALLAELGLPPQQDADNRPDWLLSLDAALEAAEAMSQAQSRRRNLDNEVTEMEDEARAAEAALESARSAERSLLAMAGAHDAEEFLRQAALHEELRALTLRRQDLEDALRLAADKTPMKEFLDSFEHEDQESQERRSATISEELTGIQEQEENLVKRVAELRSKVDALSRTDELSQLLQQEAALVEDMERMAFAWSRVALARSILETAKRTFELERQPEVIRLASSIFTRITGQRWRGINASLEDASLAILPAQGEPIAPENLSRGAREQAYLALRLAYIKNHALHAAPLPVIMDEVLVNFDPQRAERTARAFVELTGGSQGKAHQLLYFTCQPHMAELLRKAEPQAALFHVQDGSIKAA from the coding sequence ATGTATATCCAGTCCTTCCACATGGACGGCTTCGGTATTTTTTCTGATGTGAGCGTTGAAAATCTCTCGCCGGGGCTTTCCATTTTTCTGGGTGAAAACGAAGCGGGCAAGTCCACCTGCCTGGAATTTCTGCGCACCATGCTCATTGGTTATCCTGACCCGCGCAACAAGGAATACAAGCGGATTCCCGGCCCCCTGCGCGGCGGGCAGCCCGGCGGCAGCATGGAACTGCGCTCGGACGAGCGCGGCATTCTGCGCCTTACCCGGCGGCCCGGCAGCAACGGCGGCGTGCTCACCCTCACTGATCCGGAAGGCAAACCGCTGGAACCGGACATGCTGCGCCAGATGCTCTCCGGCGTGAGCCGCGATGTGTACCGCAACGTGTTCGGCTTCAGCCTCACAGAGCTTGAAGACCTCAGCAGCCTCACTGACGAAGGCGTGCGCAACGCCCTGTACGGCGCAAGCTTCGGGCCGGGGCTGCGTTCGCCCGGCGAGGCGCTCAAGCTGCTGGACAAACAGGCCGATGAAATTTTCAAGAGCGGCGGCAGCAAGCCCGCCCTCAACGCCGCCCTGCGCCAGCTTGCCGAACTGCGGCAACGCAAGATCGAACTGGAGCAGGAATGCGCCGGGTACGACAGCATGGCAATGGACCTTGCCGCAAAGCGCGATGATCTGGCAAACCTGCGCCACCGCAAACTCCAGCTTGAAGAAGAACGCCGCATCCTTGAACGCCGCCTTGGCGTGTGGTTGCAGTGGAACGAATGGCGCATGGCGGGCGCGCGCCTTGAACGGCTTGACCCCATAAGCGCCACCTTTCCCGAAAACGGCAGGGAGCGCCTTGCCCGCGCGCAGGAGGCCCGCGAGGGCTGCGAGCGGCAATGGGCCGCGCAGATGGAAAAACTCACCCGGCTGCGCCAGCGGCGGGACGAACTTGAAATCAATTATCCCCTGCTGGAGGCCCTGCCCGCACTGCGCCGCATGGCCGAACGCAAAAGCGGTTTCCGGCAGGCATTAAGCGCCCTGCCCGCGCAGGAAGAAGCCCTGCTGCGCGCGCAGGAAGACCTCAGCCGCGAACTCTCGCGCCTCGGGCCGGACTGGTCGTGCGACCGCATCCGGGCCACCGACCGCTCCCTCTTTGCCCGCGAGGATATTGAACGCCAGGGACGGGAAATGCGCGCCGCCGCCTCGGCCCATCAGGCCGCAGTGGACAGCCTCACCCAGAGCAACCGCGAAGTGGAAAGCGCAGAACGCGAGGTGGCCTCCAACACTGCCGCTCTTGACCTGCTGCCCGCGCCGCCCGCAGCGCTGGATGACGATGCCCGCGACAACCTGCGTCAGGCCCTTGCCCGGCAGGAAGAAGCCCGCCGCCAGCGCCCCCTGCGTCAACGTGCGGTGAACGAAGCAAAAACAACATTTTCCAGAGCGTTCAACCCGCTGCGGCTGGTGGTCAACGGCGCAAGTGACGGTGCTCAGGCAGAAGCCCTGCTTGATTCGCTCCTTTCGCGGCAGGAAGAAGCCCTTGTTCTCGCCGCCGATGTGCAGGAGAAAATGCATCAGGCTGACGATGCCGCGCAGGACGTGCGCCAGGCGGAGGAACAGGTTGCCGCGGTCAAGGGCCGCGTGGAAGCCCTGCGCGAAGAACAGCGCCACATAAACGGCCCCACCCGCGAGGATCTGGACGGGCAAACCCTTGCCCTGCGCAAGCTGCGCGCCCTTTCCGCCACCTTGGGCACGGAGCGCGAGCGACTGGAAGAACTCAGCGCCCGCATCGGCAATGAGCCGCCCGTCACACGAGTAAAAAACCTGCCACTGCTGGTTCTGGGCCTTGCTTTCTTTCTTGGCGGCGCGGGCATGCTGCTGGCATACTGGCGCATGGGCATCACGAGCATTGCCCTCACGGCCGACATTGAGCTGCCCGTGAGCCTGTGGTCCGGCTATCTGCTGCTGCTCTGCGGCGTTGGCTTCATGGCTGGCGGTGTGCCGCACACTGGGGCGGAAGCAAAACGCCGCCAGATGGAACATCTGCAACTTCAGGGCAGGCGCGATTCGTGTGCGGCCCATGTGGCGGAGCTGGACGAACAGGCCAGCCAGCTTTGCGCGGCGGCTGGTGTGCAGAGCATGGACCTGGTGACGCTTGAAGCAAGAGAAGTGCTGCTTGAGCACGAACGTGAGCAATGCTTTGAAGAAGAACGCGCCCGCAAGGATATGGACGAACTGAAACACGCCATGGATCTTGCCCGCACGGAAGTGAGCAAACGGCAGGCCGTACGCTCCGAGGTTGAAGGCATTGTGCAACAGACCCGCCGCCGCTGGCACGAATTCATGCTGGCCCTGCATGTGGCCAATGTGCCCTCGCCCGAGGGCGCGGCTGCCTTTTTTGCCAGAGCGGAATCAGCACGGCTCGCCTTTGGCGGTGTTGCCGCCGCCGATGCGGAGCTGCAAACCCTGGATGACGACCTGCGTCAGACAGAAGCCCGTATGCGTCTGGTGCCTGCCGTGGCTGAACGCCTGCCCGCCAACGCGGATTCAGATTCGCTGGCGGAGGCTGTGCGGCAAGTGCTTGAATCCTGCCGCGAGGCTGATGCCGCCCGCGAACTGCGCATCAAGGCCGAAGCCGCGTTGCAAAATTCGCAGAGCGAGCTCAACCGCGCCCGCACCCGTCAGGCGGAAGCCAGCGCGGAACTGCGTCAGGCGCAGGAGCGGCTCAACGAAGCGCGCTCGCAATGGACGGCCTGCCTGCATGATCTTGGCCTCGGCACCGACCTTGACCCCGAAACGGTGCGGGAAGCCCTGAAGTACATGGAAAACTGTCTCGCTGCCGAGGCTTCGGTGCAACGTGCCCAGTCGCAGCTCACTCAGGGCCGTACAGAGCTGGCTGCCCTGCGCGACCCGCTGCAAGCCCTGCTGGCGGAGCTTGGCTTGCCGCCACAACAGGATGCGGACAACCGCCCAGACTGGCTGCTCAGCCTTGATGCCGCGCTGGAAGCGGCGGAAGCCATGTCGCAGGCGCAGAGCCGCCGCCGCAACCTTGATAATGAAGTGACGGAAATGGAGGACGAGGCCCGCGCTGCGGAAGCCGCCCTCGAAAGCGCCCGGAGCGCGGAACGCTCCCTGCTTGCCATGGCGGGCGCGCACGATGCGGAAGAGTTTTTGCGTCAGGCCGCGCTGCACGAAGAACTGCGCGCGCTCACCCTGCGCCGTCAGGATCTGGAAGACGCCCTGCGGCTGGCTGCGGACAAAACCCCCATGAAGGAATTTCTCGATTCCTTCGAGCATGAGGATCAGGAAAGTCAGGAGCGCCGCAGCGCAACCATCAGTGAAGAACTGACAGGCATTCAGGAGCAGGAAGAGAATCTGGTCAAGCGCGTGGCGGAACTGCGCAGCAAGGTGGACGCCCTTTCACGCACAGACGAGCTTTCGCAGCTTTTGCAACAGGAGGCAGCCCTTGTGGAAGACATGGAGCGCATGGCCTTTGCCTGGAGCCGCGTGGCCCTTGCCCGCAGCATCCTTGAAACTGCCAAGCGCACCTTTGAGCTGGAGCGCCAGCCAGAGGTCATCCGCCTTGCCTCAAGCATCTTCACCCGCATTACGGGTCAGCGCTGGCGCGGCATCAACGCCTCGCTGGAAGACGCCAGCCTTGCCATCCTGCCCGCGCAGGGCGAACCCATAGCGCCGGAAAATCTGAGCCGTGGCGCGCGCGAGCAGGCCTATCTGGCCCTGCGGCTGGCCTACATAAAAAATCATGCCCTGCATGCGGCGCCCTTGCCAGTTATCATGGATGAAGTGCTGGTCAACTTTGACCCGCAAAGGGCCGAGCGCACCGCGCGCGCCTTTGTGGAACTGACCGGCGGCAGCCAGGGCAAGGCCCATCAGCTGCTCTACTTTACCTGCCAGCCGCACATGGCGGAGCTGCTGCGCAAGGCAGAACCCCAGGCAGCGCTGTTCCATGTGCAAGACGGCAGCATCAAGGCCGCATAA
- a CDS encoding squalene cyclase, whose translation MDQQPVFTDHTGLSHRFSHDNLHISVSSRFDPPQATALIELLECNQANCKRIFIDVRHVANPHPSAVDALKTSLLLGGLSTERIVFKGKSGFDMAVTGNRVLIEQKKKHVCKGNCANCKCGHHKNHHAEN comes from the coding sequence ATGGATCAGCAGCCGGTGTTTACCGATCATACGGGTTTAAGCCACCGTTTCAGCCACGACAACCTCCACATATCCGTTTCTTCCCGCTTCGATCCTCCCCAGGCCACTGCGCTTATTGAGCTTCTTGAGTGCAATCAGGCCAACTGCAAACGCATTTTCATTGACGTGCGGCACGTAGCCAACCCTCACCCTTCCGCCGTTGACGCCCTCAAAACCTCGCTCCTGCTGGGCGGCCTCAGCACTGAACGCATCGTGTTCAAGGGCAAAAGCGGTTTTGACATGGCCGTTACCGGCAATCGCGTTCTTATCGAGCAAAAGAAAAAGCACGTCTGCAAGGGCAACTGCGCCAACTGCAAGTGCGGCCACCACAAGAACCACCACGCGGAAAACTGA
- a CDS encoding outer membrane homotrimeric porin, whose translation MSSRERNGLNRFKKVCMVTLLAAGMLMGVAGGAKAIDFKAKGEWLVGFGVGEGVLTKNTRDTDGAKSKTNTEDQFGASQRIRLQLDAVASEALSGTVYFEIGDQQWGKSGDGAALGADGNNQVKVKNAYIDWLIPQTDARVRMGLQAAAMPNVAGGSAIMDCDVAALTANYKFNENVGLTFMWARPVNDNFNGDFVDGNGKSSTEKTNYLDNLDLFMLSMPLSFDGVEVTPWAMYGLRGKNSLRGLDDETYGSPWETSDGKLGLTIPGTNPGFNYANGLNPLNSSSTNKQYGSVFWAGLPVAITMFDPLNIEFDINYGYSEAMGRYDVLKRGVDSVRASTERQGWLAKALVEYKLDWGVPGIFGWYASGDDGNVKNGSERMPSIAGAGNFTSFIGDGNLSWSPVANGCDWSMSYAGTWGIGAQLKDMSFIENVSHTFRLAYWGGTNATSMVKYMKDASSWQAGYGGDGPYLTTNDGLLEFNLVNTWQAYENLSVNLELGYVANMIDKDTWKKAGYNNGAGNGSFDKQDAWKAQVVFQYSF comes from the coding sequence ATGAGTTCACGAGAAAGGAATGGTCTGAACCGCTTCAAAAAAGTGTGCATGGTCACCCTGCTTGCAGCAGGCATGCTGATGGGCGTGGCCGGGGGGGCCAAGGCCATTGACTTCAAGGCCAAGGGCGAATGGCTGGTTGGTTTTGGCGTGGGCGAAGGCGTCCTCACCAAGAACACCAGAGATACTGACGGAGCCAAGTCCAAAACCAATACCGAAGACCAGTTTGGCGCTTCCCAGCGCATCCGCCTCCAGTTGGACGCCGTGGCCTCCGAGGCTCTGTCCGGCACGGTGTATTTTGAAATCGGCGACCAGCAGTGGGGCAAATCGGGCGATGGCGCAGCCCTCGGCGCTGACGGGAACAACCAGGTCAAGGTTAAAAACGCCTACATCGACTGGCTGATCCCCCAGACTGACGCACGTGTGCGCATGGGCCTCCAGGCTGCCGCAATGCCCAACGTTGCTGGCGGCTCCGCCATTATGGACTGCGATGTTGCAGCCCTGACCGCCAACTACAAGTTCAACGAAAACGTGGGCCTCACCTTCATGTGGGCGCGCCCGGTCAACGACAACTTTAATGGTGACTTTGTCGATGGCAATGGCAAATCCAGCACGGAAAAGACCAACTACCTCGACAACCTTGATCTGTTCATGCTCTCCATGCCCCTGAGCTTTGATGGTGTCGAAGTCACCCCCTGGGCCATGTACGGCTTGCGCGGCAAAAACTCCCTGCGCGGCCTGGATGATGAAACCTACGGTTCGCCCTGGGAAACCAGCGACGGCAAACTTGGCCTCACCATTCCCGGCACCAACCCCGGCTTCAACTACGCCAACGGTCTGAATCCCCTCAATTCCTCCAGCACCAACAAGCAATACGGCTCCGTGTTCTGGGCGGGTCTGCCGGTGGCCATCACCATGTTCGATCCCCTGAACATCGAATTTGACATCAACTACGGCTACTCTGAGGCCATGGGCCGCTACGATGTGCTCAAGCGCGGCGTGGACAGCGTGCGCGCCAGCACCGAGCGTCAGGGCTGGCTGGCGAAAGCCCTTGTTGAATACAAGCTGGACTGGGGCGTTCCCGGCATCTTCGGCTGGTACGCCAGCGGTGACGACGGAAACGTGAAGAACGGCTCCGAGCGCATGCCTTCCATTGCTGGCGCGGGCAACTTTACCTCCTTCATCGGCGACGGCAACCTTTCTTGGAGCCCGGTTGCCAATGGTTGCGACTGGAGCATGAGCTATGCCGGCACCTGGGGCATCGGCGCACAGCTGAAAGACATGAGCTTTATTGAAAACGTCTCCCACACCTTCCGCCTGGCATACTGGGGCGGCACCAACGCCACCTCCATGGTCAAGTACATGAAGGATGCCTCCTCCTGGCAGGCTGGCTACGGAGGCGACGGCCCCTACCTGACCACCAATGACGGGCTGCTGGAATTCAACCTTGTCAACACATGGCAGGCCTACGAAAACCTGAGTGTGAATCTGGAACTCGGCTACGTTGCCAACATGATCGACAAGGACACCTGGAAAAAGGCCGGTTACAACAACGGCGCTGGCAACGGCAGCTTTGACAAGCAGGACGCCTGGAAAGCCCAGGTTGTCTTCCAGTACAGCTTCTAA
- a CDS encoding DNA repair exonuclease: MDGIRYIHAADLHLDTPFQGLSRTAAQGGHLARLLQEATFKAMDRLFRLCESDKPDFLILAGDVYNEENHSVKAQLKLCDGCRRLRDAGVRVFLAHGNHDPLSSRLAAVQWPDNVTVFGPDAESHTVEKDGKVVAVVHGISHAKIKEGRNLARLFRRDQHHDCFQLGVLHCTVEGQSKADRYAPCSLDDLKNTGLDAWALGHVHERATLCTAPFIAYSGNAQGLHVNEPGPRGCLRVTASPQPGGGYACNEDFVRLGPVQWARVQVELDDVAHLNEVENRMTRALEQAAEATDPGCEALMARVVLHGRTPLDAALRDAPNQEDLAERLAHLQTGTPSVWIKDMVAETSPAIDRAQYLQREDLLGETLRLAERMAQSSDTLHDVATPALKQVYDHGQLRHILTQPDDARMRALLEEAERLCTDLLEAR, from the coding sequence ATGGACGGCATCCGCTATATTCACGCCGCCGATCTGCATCTGGACACGCCGTTTCAGGGGCTTTCCCGCACGGCTGCGCAGGGTGGGCATCTGGCGCGTCTGCTGCAAGAGGCCACCTTCAAGGCCATGGACCGCCTCTTTCGGCTTTGCGAATCAGACAAGCCAGATTTTCTCATATTGGCTGGCGACGTGTATAATGAGGAAAACCACAGCGTTAAAGCCCAACTCAAGCTGTGCGACGGCTGCCGCCGCCTGCGTGATGCCGGAGTGCGCGTTTTTCTGGCGCACGGCAACCACGACCCCCTTTCATCAAGGCTGGCGGCTGTGCAGTGGCCGGACAACGTAACGGTTTTCGGGCCGGATGCCGAAAGCCACACGGTAGAAAAAGACGGCAAGGTCGTGGCCGTGGTGCACGGCATCAGCCACGCCAAGATCAAGGAAGGCCGCAACCTGGCCCGCCTGTTCCGGCGCGACCAGCACCACGACTGCTTTCAGCTTGGCGTTCTGCACTGCACGGTCGAAGGCCAGAGCAAGGCTGACCGCTACGCCCCCTGCTCGCTGGACGATCTCAAAAATACCGGGCTTGACGCCTGGGCGCTGGGCCATGTGCACGAGCGGGCCACACTTTGCACCGCCCCTTTTATCGCGTACAGCGGCAACGCTCAGGGCCTGCACGTCAACGAGCCGGGGCCGCGCGGCTGCCTGCGGGTGACGGCAAGCCCGCAACCGGGCGGCGGCTATGCCTGCAACGAGGATTTTGTGCGTCTGGGCCCCGTGCAGTGGGCCAGGGTGCAGGTTGAGCTTGACGATGTGGCCCACCTCAATGAGGTGGAAAACAGAATGACCCGGGCGCTGGAACAGGCCGCCGAAGCCACAGACCCCGGCTGCGAGGCCCTGATGGCCCGTGTGGTTTTGCACGGGCGCACCCCGCTTGACGCCGCCCTGCGCGATGCCCCCAATCAGGAAGACCTTGCCGAACGGCTGGCGCACCTGCAAACAGGCACCCCCAGCGTGTGGATCAAGGACATGGTGGCCGAAACAAGCCCCGCCATCGACCGTGCCCAGTACCTGCAACGTGAAGACCTGCTTGGCGAAACCCTGCGGCTGGCCGAGCGCATGGCGCAGAGCAGCGACACCCTGCACGATGTGGCAACCCCGGCGCTGAAACAGGTCTATGACCACGGGCAGCTCCGCCATATTCTCACCCAACCCGACGATGCGCGTATGCGAGCCCTTTTGGAAGAGGCCGAACGCCTGTGCACGGATCTTCTGGAGGCACGCTGA
- a CDS encoding rhodanese-like domain-containing protein produces the protein MNATITPQELQGMLTANSATVCDVRRRADYEADPRTIPGAAWHDPELVDVWAAQLPKDKPVAIYCVRGGSVSKSVQEALGQEGFDVQYVEGGLVAWDEAHK, from the coding sequence ATGAACGCAACCATTACGCCGCAGGAACTCCAGGGCATGCTGACCGCCAATTCCGCGACTGTTTGCGATGTGCGCAGGCGGGCTGATTATGAGGCTGACCCGCGCACAATCCCCGGCGCTGCATGGCATGACCCTGAGCTGGTGGACGTGTGGGCGGCGCAACTGCCCAAGGACAAGCCCGTAGCCATTTATTGCGTGCGGGGCGGCTCTGTAAGCAAGTCTGTTCAGGAGGCTTTGGGACAGGAAGGTTTTGATGTGCAGTATGTGGAGGGCGGGCTGGTCGCCTGGGATGAAGCCCATAAGTAG